The following are encoded in a window of Streptomyces griseiscabiei genomic DNA:
- a CDS encoding DedA family protein, with amino-acid sequence MNLLAAVSGTPLPQQSTQQAIGYPTLFLLVLIGALVPVVPTGALVSSAAVVAFHQAAPFALLLVFVVASVAAFLGDIALYWLGRRGMGSRNGSRWLEAIRRRAPEDRLAQAQAKLEDHGVTVLVLSRLMPAGRIPVMLACLMAKMPLRRFARGNLPACLAWAVTYQLIGILGGSLFAEPWEGVLAAVGLTLLISVVPSVWRRVVR; translated from the coding sequence GTGAACCTCCTCGCGGCCGTGAGCGGCACTCCCCTGCCGCAGCAGTCGACGCAGCAGGCGATCGGCTATCCGACGCTGTTCCTGCTGGTGCTGATCGGGGCGCTGGTGCCGGTGGTGCCGACCGGGGCGCTGGTCAGTTCGGCGGCGGTGGTGGCGTTCCATCAGGCGGCGCCGTTCGCGCTGCTGCTGGTGTTCGTGGTGGCGTCGGTCGCCGCGTTCCTCGGGGACATCGCGCTGTACTGGCTGGGGCGGCGCGGAATGGGCTCCAGGAACGGCTCGCGCTGGCTGGAGGCGATCCGCCGCCGGGCACCGGAGGACCGGCTCGCGCAGGCCCAGGCGAAGCTGGAGGACCACGGGGTGACCGTGCTGGTCCTGTCCCGGCTGATGCCGGCCGGGCGGATTCCGGTGATGCTGGCCTGTCTGATGGCGAAGATGCCGTTGCGGCGGTTCGCGCGGGGGAATCTGCCGGCGTGCCTCGCGTGGGCCGTGACGTATCAGCTGATCGGGATTCTGGGCGGGTCGTTGTTCGCGGAGCCCTGGGAAGGGGTGCTGGCGGCGGTCGGGCTGACGCTGCTGATCAGTGTGGTGCCGAGCGTGTGGCGGCGGGTCGTCCGATAG
- a CDS encoding MBL fold metallo-hydrolase gives MPVEITWWGHATCTVEDSGTRVLTDPLFARRLAHLRRRRGAPPPPEAAVADVALVSHLHADHLHVPSLARLAPGTRLVVPKGAARQVPGLRRLAHLRLSEMAAGDELRVGDLAVRAVPARHDGRRLPVGPHRSPALGFVVEGEARTYFAGDTGLFPDMAREVGPVDVALLPVGGWGPYLGEGHLDAGRAAQALALLAPRSAVPVHYGTYWPIGMDAVRPHEFHAPGEEFVRLAAAHAPEVAVHRLGHGESVRPEVSR, from the coding sequence GTGCCGGTGGAGATCACCTGGTGGGGTCATGCGACCTGCACCGTGGAGGACTCGGGGACGAGGGTGCTCACCGACCCCCTGTTCGCGCGCCGGCTCGCACATCTGCGAAGGCGCCGGGGTGCGCCTCCCCCGCCGGAGGCGGCTGTCGCGGACGTCGCGCTCGTGTCGCATCTGCACGCCGACCATCTGCATGTCCCGTCGCTGGCCCGGCTCGCCCCGGGGACGCGGCTGGTGGTGCCGAAGGGCGCGGCGCGCCAGGTCCCGGGGCTGCGCAGGCTGGCGCATCTACGGCTCTCCGAGATGGCCGCCGGGGACGAGCTCAGGGTCGGTGACCTGGCCGTACGTGCCGTCCCCGCCCGGCACGACGGACGGCGGCTGCCGGTCGGGCCGCACCGTTCGCCCGCGCTCGGCTTCGTCGTCGAGGGGGAGGCGCGGACCTACTTCGCCGGGGACACCGGGCTGTTCCCGGACATGGCCCGGGAGGTCGGACCGGTCGACGTGGCGCTGCTGCCGGTCGGCGGCTGGGGGCCGTACCTCGGCGAGGGGCATCTGGACGCGGGGCGCGCGGCCCAGGCGCTTGCGCTGCTCGCGCCCCGGAGCGCGGTTCCCGTGCACTACGGCACGTACTGGCCGATCGGGATGGACGCCGTGCGCCCCCATGAATTCCACGCCCCCGGCGAGGAGTTCGTACGCCTCGCCGCCGCGCACGCTCCCGAGGTGGCCGTGCACCGGCTGGGGCACGGGGAGAGCGTACGGCCAGAGGTGTCCCGGTGA